GCGGCGTTGCAGCTCCTCGACGTCAGCCGCGCCGAGCCGTCCACCGGGACCCGGCTGCTCCGGCAGCAGACCCGCGACAGCCGCGCCCGCCGTGCCCGTCAGCAACGCCCTCCGTCTCATGTCCTCGGACGCTACTCGCGCCCGGGGCCTGCTGGGATCGTCACGGCTTCTTGTCAACACCAGCTCGCCATCGGCGCCGAGGGCGGCGTCGATCGCCTTGGTGATCGACGCCGACGGGAACTGCTTACCGTTCTCGATCCTGCTGAGCAGGGCGCAGTCAACTGGGACGGCGTTGCCCAGCTGGCGCAGCGACAGTCCGCGAGCGAGTCGCAGACGTCGGAGCACCTCGCCGACGGTCTCCTCCATGGTGGTGCGTTCCCCCTGCCTGGGCCGGTTGACAACAGCCGCACGTCAACTGTCAACACCTGTCCGGAGCAGCCACCGCCCCGTCACGCTTGGTCAGGCGCGGGGCGGACGCGATGGCAGGTCCGTCCGCCTCGCTGCCCAATCAGGACGGTAAACCGGAACGCGGGTGGGGATCAATGACTGACACGAGAGCGGGACGCGCCACCTGGAGCGACGACACGCAGGCCGTGGCGACCCTGCGCGAAGTCGAGCGTTCGATCTCCGCCACGACCGGCTGGAACACGTCGACGGCGGCCATCCGCGCCATAGCCCGGACGCGGTCGGCGTGATCGAGGGCGTACACCCACACCTCGGCCTGCCGGCGGTACGGATCACCCGGGGCCCGGGGGTCGGTGGCGTGATCTACCCGTACCCGGGTCAGATGCTCACCCGCCTGCACGACCGGTGAGCCGTTCCACGCCGGTTCAGTCGTCGACCTCCGTCATCAGCCACCAGCCGTCGCTGATCCGCTCGTACGACGGCTTGCCCTCGTGCTGGTTCTTGGTGATCGCGTCCTGCGGGTCGTAGAGGTAGAACCAGTTCCACTGGATCGAGCTGTCCTCCAGCCAGAAGCGGGCGTCGCCCACGACACCGGCGGCGGAGATGGACGCCTCGAAGCGGTGCGTGTCGACACCGCTCGCCCGCATCGCCGCGGTGACGCGGTCGAAGTCCGCGCGAGCGGTGTCGTCGAACGCGCTGAACTGCTCCGCGGACGTGGCACATCCGCCCTCCCGGAAGTCGCCACGCGGGTATACGAGCCAACGGCACATCGAGCCCTCGTCGAGGTAGGTGCTCACGTCGAGCTCGTCGATGACGGGCAGGACCTCGGCGGCCAGCCGCGCGACGTCGTCCGGCCGCCGCTGTTCGGACGGCGGGCCCCCGCAGCCGGTGAGCGCGGACAGTGCCGCCAGCCAGGCCAGGCCCGCGATGGTGCGGCGCATGCTTCCTCCCCAGCGCGAGCGGCTTTCCGTCAGACGAGGCCGGCCATGATCAGGTTGTAGTACTCGATGATCTTGTAGCCGATCCAGCCGGCGATGACCAGCGCCAGCACCCAGGCGATCAGGGCGGCCGTCTTCGGGAAGCGCCGCGAGAGCCGGGTGCGCCTGATCAGCCACCGCCGCACCCCGCCCCACCAGAACCGGCGGTCCAGCCACTGGCTGATCTTCCAGAACAGCGTCGTGCGGTGCGTGGGGATGTCCTTGTCCATCCACTCCGGCAGTTGCGCTCGCCCCCGTGTCATGACCGGGGATTCTCCGCCAATCTGCCGCCGCTCGCTGCCCCCAGCGCGGTGACCTGCGGCTTCGTCCGGCACACACTCGCCGCTGCGCGAATTCAGAGAGATTATGGTGTTTTATCCGGCACGTCGGAGCGTAACGGGGCACTCCGGCTGGTTATCTGAGAGCCCGGCGTTTCAGCAGGAGGTGCCGTTATGTCCGTCATCCGTGCCGCCCTGGTCCAGACGTCCTGGACCGGCGACAAGGAATCGATGATCAAGGCGCACGAGGAGTACGCGCGCCAGGCCGCGGCGCAGGGCGCCAAGGTGATCTGCTTCCAGGAGCTGTTCTACGGCCCCTACTTCTGCCAGGTCCAGGACGCGCAGTACTACGCCTACGCGGAGTCGGTCCCGGGCCCGACCACCGAGCGCTTCCAGGCCCTGGCCCGCGAGCTGGGCATGGTCATGGTGCTGCCGATGTACGAGCAGGAGCAGCCCGGCGTCCTCTACAACACCGCCGCGGTGGTCGACGCCGACGGCCGCTACCTCGGCAAGTACCGCAAGACGCACATCCCGCAGGTGAAGGGGTTCTGGGAGAAGTTCTACTTCCGGCCCGGCAACCTCGGCTACCCCGTGTTCGACACGGCCGTGGGCAAGGTCGGCGTGTACATCTGCTACGACCGGCACTTCCCCGAGGGCTGGCGCGCGCTCGGCCTGAACGGGGCGCAGCTCGTGTTCAACCCGTCGGCGACCAGCCGGGGGCTGTCGTCGTACCTGTGGCAGCTGGAGCAGCCCGCCTCGGCGGTGGCCAACGAGTACTTCGTCGGCGCGATCAACCGGGTCGGCATCGAGGACCTGGGCGACAACGACTTCTACGGCACGTCGTACTTCGCCGACCCGGAGGGCCGGTTCGTGGGCGACACCGGCGACCCGCACCAGCCCGAGCTGATCGTCCGCGACCTGGACATGGAGCTGCTGGCCACGGTGCGCGACCGGTGGCAGTTCTACCGCGACCGCCGCCCCGACGCCTACGACCCGCTCACCCGGGCCTGAGGGGGGCACCCGGTGTATCTGCTGATCAAGGGCGGGACCGTGGTCTCCGCCAGCGGCGCGCAGCCGGCCGACGTGCTGGT
The Catellatospora sp. IY07-71 DNA segment above includes these coding regions:
- a CDS encoding nitrilase-related carbon-nitrogen hydrolase, which encodes MSVIRAALVQTSWTGDKESMIKAHEEYARQAAAQGAKVICFQELFYGPYFCQVQDAQYYAYAESVPGPTTERFQALARELGMVMVLPMYEQEQPGVLYNTAAVVDADGRYLGKYRKTHIPQVKGFWEKFYFRPGNLGYPVFDTAVGKVGVYICYDRHFPEGWRALGLNGAQLVFNPSATSRGLSSYLWQLEQPASAVANEYFVGAINRVGIEDLGDNDFYGTSYFADPEGRFVGDTGDPHQPELIVRDLDMELLATVRDRWQFYRDRRPDAYDPLTRA